In the genome of Lathyrus oleraceus cultivar Zhongwan6 chromosome 4, CAAS_Psat_ZW6_1.0, whole genome shotgun sequence, the window CGATATACacaataaaaattaaaaaatattaaaaaattaacTACCGGAATTATTTTACAAAGTCTTTCGGAacataaaataaaagttaaattattattatttttaaaatggtaaattagttaaaaatatagaagagcaaaattgatattttttttataaaatatagAGTATTAGATAAAATTTCTACTATCAAAATTAAGCACAAGCACAAGTATAGTAATGCTAGAGAGACCACTTGCTAAAACAAAGAGGTCATTTGGCCACTGAGAACACTTATATATGCATTACTACAAGATTGAGTTCTGCTCCCAATCCATAAAAGAGACAAATATGTTCAAAAAAAATGAGAATGAACCCACTTTTAAGAAAGACAAACAATAGTAGTCACCACCTAACCCCTAAAAACCATCGAACAAATCTAAAACCAACTAAGGAATAGGAACATGCCTACACATCCACCTAAAACCCTTACCAAATAGTACACGCAAAGAATGGTCCACCAACCCAACTTGTGCCAAATACAAAGCGCAACTATCATGCTAGTAACAACAAAAATTCTACTTGTGGGAAGATTTTGTGTTGCGAGATCCTATCCTacaacatcttcatcttcttGGAGAAAGAAACAACTTTGAATGGTGCCTAAGTCCTCCGACCCATTGATATAACTCACTAAGAATCAGGGACGGAGTCAGAAATTTTGATCTGTGTAGCaaaatattaatatataaatttattttcatttatttttaaaacataaatatatttcataattatcttttaataaaatttatctttaaaaaaaatatttaataattttctaaattttattatcaatatatatatatatatatatatatatatatatatatatatatatatatatatatatatatataagtaaATAATAATGATATGAAATTCTATAAATCAATTATTTTTAAAGGTTTAGGGAAATTTCATTTtgaaattataaaaaaaaaataattcaaCTATATTTTAGTCTGACgtattttgatttgattatagaaattaaaaattaaaagatatatatatatatatatatatatatatatatatatatatatatatatatatatatatatatatatatatatatatatatatatatatatatatatatatatatatatatatatatatatatatatatataatggtATTAGagtatttttttgaaaaatatagTGGGGGCACATGCCCCCATAACACTACACTTGCCTCCTTCCCTGCTAAGAATCCACATCTTTGATCGAGGTTCAAACCTATGCATCATATTGATCCGGTTTGACGAAACTAGCAAGAGAATCTACCAGACAATCCAGAAGTTCTCCCTACCAGACAAACATGATGTGCCTTCACCTAAAAATCCAAACCCATTTGTTCTCAATCAATGACCCTATATGCCTAACCACCTGAGTTTTGTTTACTCAGAAATGAGAAACAACCTCTCAAAAGACACACTAAACGGGCAAAAATCTTTCCATACATCTTGCGAAAAACAAGTTTCCAAACCATTTCTCACCACCCTACTAATGCTAGTGGCAAACTAATCATCCGACTTAGTGACCTTGGAGTTGAGAAGAGAAACATTCTACCATGGAGAAATCCTCCAAAGGTCGCCTTCTCGACCACCTAGATGGGTCCTAACCACTACGAAACCATACCTAGATAAAATAATATCACCCCATTAGGAAAGGCCTCCAATAAAAAGCTTCCAGCTACACTTACTCAGAAGAAAAAATTAAATTACTCCAAATCACAAACCCCTAGACCAACCAATTTTTTCCCTTACACATATTTGTCCATATAACCCAAGCTATCTTGACCCCTCATATGATACCTATTAGAGAAAGAAGATCATAATAATATTTAAAACCAAGTTGATAAAGACTTCTCTTTCACCAAGGCTGACAAATCTATGACTTCGAAAGTTAGTATATTAGGAAAAAACTTAACTTAAGGTTCCTAAGTAGCGACCTTCCTTATATTCGAACCCATTGATATGCCTAATTACTTAAAAAGAAGATAATGCCTATAGCAATGCAAAAAAATTCTCaggaaattaaaaaaaaaaacaccGACATTCATACCAAAAATACAACTCTTGAAAAAAATTCACACTTAAACTTGACACCAACTCAAAGCTTCTAAGAATAAACTTTATTGTCTAATGATTCTCAACTAACGCCTCACCCAAAGAAACTGTATCATTAACGTATTTAAGGTGAGACACTACTAACCCATCATATCCCCTCTTGAAACAAAGAAGTCCCTAATTGACACCACCTTCTTTAGAGTTGCATTTAGCGCATCCCTAGAagaataaaaagaaaaaaatgtaAACAGATCCCCTTGCTTGAGTCCATGTTGAATATTAATATCCTAGGTTAGGTAGCCATAAACCACCATAAAAGGCTCCTTAAAAAAATATAAGTTCTAATTTATGCCCTTCACCTCCTATCAAACCATAATTTCTTCAACATATAATCTAAGAATGATCAATTAACCAAGTCACACGCCTTCTCAAAATCCACTTTGAAGATATGACATTTCCATTTTAAACTTCTAAATAGATTGATGACTTTATTCAGAGGCACAACTCTATCAACCAATTGTCTACCCCTAAGAAAAATTGTTTGCTCATGGGAGATTGACTTTCCTATAACTTGAGCTAATCTAGCTATCAAAATTTAGCTACTAACTTATACATCAACCAAGGAACGAAATAAGCCTAAAATTTCTAACTCCAAAAGGGAATCCATATTCAAGATGAAGAATAAAGAACAACGTCAAACTCTTCGATAAAACCTCATTATCAAAAAAGTGACCAAACATAACATACCCCTCATCCTTAAGTAAGTCCCAAAATCTCTAAAATTTTACACGTTGATTATTCATTGATCTGAAAAAGAAAATATTTGATTATAATATAATCTAAAGAAAAATATGCAAACAATGTATAATTGACCATTTTTGAATTGTAATTAGTGTTAAAAGAGGTGAAACTATATTTCAAAGAGACTTAAGAAATACTATCTTCGTTTTTTATAAGTTGTTTTTGACTTTTTACACgtattaaaaaaaataattattgTTGCATgagaaaaataaattaaataattaaaagaAGAGATGATAATAAATACTCAAAgatataataaaaaaaataacattaataattttttaatattataaaaagATTGTAAAAAGATTTATATGTTCGTATAACTTTTTCTCTCTAAAACGACTTATAAAAAAAACGAAGAGAATATAACCTAAGAAGCTAGCTTCGTTTTTTTTAACCTTTTATGTATTGGCTCTAGTAATGAACTTAGCTTTTAGAACATTAAAATTTTTCTTCCtattttaagttttttttttaaagtaGGATTCTACTTAAAATGTATTTATTTCCTCTATGAAGTTTAGAAAAAGAAGAGAGGGAGAAGAGAATTGGTCAATGGACACAAAAAGATTCTTCTTTGATGGCCACAATAGCCCTCCAACAGCTTTATTATTTGGACCTAAATTTATGGAATCCAAAATGCATCAATTATCACCACCTGAGGTAAATACAATTTCAATTGAATTTTGGTcgtttgaaaaatattatcatcCATTATATTTTACAAAACATAGTTAAAAAATTCAACTAACATGTAGGATTTGACGCTTGCATTATCGTTGGTAAGACCCTTTCCTCTCTTCAACGATGAAGAATTATTTCTAAAAGAGACAAAAGTTAGCATGGACAAAAATGGAAAGGTACCTAAAATCTTCATTATTTGTAAAGAAGACAATTTGATAATAGAGGATTCACAAAGATGGATAATTGAGAAAAGTGGTCCTTTTGTTGAGGTGAATGAGATAAATGATTCTGATCATATGGTCATGTTTTCCAAACCAAAAGAACTTAGCTCTCTCTTACAACAAATTGCAGacaaatattaatttttatatgTAAAATCTAATTAAATATGATTGTAAACAGATTTGAAATTCTACTTTAAAATATGTAAGATTTGATTGAATATTATTGTATACActtattttttattgtttttgtgttaTGTGTAGTTTAAAATTGATGTTTATTAAAAAAATAGTAAAAGAAAACTAGGCAATTACTACTATGGTTAACAAATAAGAGTTGTTTAATAAACAAAGTAAACGTTAAGTAGACTAGTGACACATATACAATTGCCACTAGATTTCCACTCGTCTGTCCACTTTTTATAGGTTGGAAATTTTGACTTTTAACGAGAATTATATAATTGCAATGTTGTTGGCATGTCACATGCCTTTCAAATCACAACCACTAATGAAATTTTGACATGAACTTTCCATAGTCATAAAATCTATACTTTAAacattttcaaaaacttcaaTATATGATGTGTTTTTCATTAAATTGTATGTATATCCCTAAGCAATACTTTTCCCATATCATGAACGGTTTCTCTACCACGGTAAAAAAAAATAAATCACAATTGTTCATATTATTTAGAAATACATCTTTGATCGCATTATTTCTAACACAATATTAATGTAAATTGGCGAGTCGTCCTTATTTTGCCAACATTTTATTTGAAGACAAATCTTCATATCAACAATAAGATGAGTCAAGAGATACATCTCCGTAAAAACCTTTAATTCAAAATTTAGTAGTTTTTTCGGAGATGTATCTCTGGACACGTTTGTTTCATATACTCACACCAGATCCTTCCCTCTTCCTCCTTCATTTTCTGCAATCACTAAAAAAACTTCATTTGAGTTTTTTTGCTGCAAAGTCATTTACAAATCCCATTTGAGCAAGTTTCATCAAGATTCTTCATGTTCACTCACTCCATTCTACTTCATTTGCTGCAAAGTCACTCACTGCATTCAAGTTTCTCATCTACAACTCTAATTTGATAATTttttcatttcatatttttttaaagATTTGAATGATGTTTTAGGTATCATAGGTTATTTAAGATGCATTAGATAGTAGTACACTCATAATATGTAATTGGTATAGACATGCATTCCTATTTGGTTGGAGTTTAGGGTACCATTGGGGTTTCTTCCATTGCTTAAAATCGCGAGTTcatccggagatgcatctccaaattTTTGTTGGACTGTTTCAGAGATGTATCTCCAGAATTGGCCTGACTGCATTTTGGTTGCAATTTGATATGTTTTTGTTTTAGTTTATTATAGATGCAATAGCTGAAAACAACCAGGACATAATTTGGCTCAATTGTGTGTCCCAACATGCGTTGTACGGCGTGAGAGGGCCATGCGCAGGGCCACGAGGCCATCATTCGATGATGCCTCATTTGATGGTTCACAAGGTCGAGGTTCACAACCACTTGGTTCTACTTCCCAGAGTCATTTATCTCAGGCATCTACTTCATGGGAAGTCCCCAAAGCCCAAAAGGAACCCACTGCTAATGCCCATGTGATAGTTATCCAGGAGACCCATTTGACACCTCCTTACTTTATCTCTTTGGAGACCATGCTTCTAGGCATGTCTGGGAAAGAGAGGTATATTATTTAATTTTGCATTACATCTATTTTTAACTAATTAATTCACGACTGGTGGTGATATTTTTTTTCTCAAGATTGTCCATGTTTAAAATCCGTAAATCATAGAAGGACGATTTTAGAACTGGAACAACCCGACACTAACTGGTTCAAGGATGTTATCTGCTACTATGGGCTTGCCGGTTTATGTGTTGCTATGTACACTACCATAAACCATGATTTGTAGGTGGCATTTGCATAGAGATGACATTCAAAGATGTCATTTTTCAACCTTCTTATTGGCTAGATGGCCATCACCCTGGATGACGTCTTATGCCTCTTGAATCTTCCCATCAGGGGAAATTACTGAACCATAGAAGGATCAATCGAGATGAAGTCGTCGAGATGATGATCATCCATTTGCGAGCCGACCCAACTGAGGCTACAAATGAGGTAGCTCATACTAGATGTGCTCATGCTAGATTTAATTCTTGGAAGAACAATATTAAAACCATCTGCATATGGCAGTGTACGCAGGCATTGATGATATGCAAGTTGACTACCATCGACAATGTGCATTGAGGTGTTACCTATTGTTCCTGATTGACACATCCATGTTTGTGGACAAAAATGTAACTTATATCGATGTGGTCTACCTGAAATGCTTCACCGACTTAATAATGATTCATAAGTACCACTGAGGGCCGTCTGTTTGGTCTATCTGTAGTCGAAGCTGAGCGAGGGTTGTCTTTGGAAGACAAAGCAAATGACATGAAGTTTTATGTTGCATAAGATAATTTAATGTTACCAATATCTCTGTAACTCTTTTGTTACACTTGTTACAAATATTTTAATTGAACCATTATTAAGGATGGATCATCTCTCAATTTCCTTGCATTTTTGGGTGGTAACATGTGCCTGACTACATTAAATATTGGCCACATGATTGCGCCTTTTCCCTTCTCAGAGGGAGTCAGAAGATAGATCCATTACAGGTGTATCTTGACAGTCATGTAACATATGACATTGCATTCTGCCCGTACTGTTGTCACCACGAGATGCATAAGATGGCATAATTTCATTATACTCCAGATGGATGGCTTGCAGGTTAGCTTTAATGTATTTGTTTCTTCCTGAGCGAGTGATGCACCTGTTTGGGTATTTGGATGTTATTCCGAGACACCCCTAAGATTTTTCACCTCCCACCAACCTTCGCAAAGATCTTGATGCCATACTTGAGGATTTCAAAGTAATTTGGTACCAAAGGCATATCGCAGAGTGCCAGCTCCTATACATTGGGCTTATGCAGAGGGCTACATGACATGGTTATATACGATGTCACATCCTATCATGACACCAGGCGCTTCTAGATATGATCACACAC includes:
- the LOC127076684 gene encoding methyl jasmonate esterase 1 gives rise to the protein MEKSHFVLIHGVSYGAWCWYKVATMLKSDGHNVTTVELAASGINPIQVQDIHSISTYYEPLMTFMESLPSNEKVILVGHSFGGISISLAMERFPHKISVAVFVTAFVLSQNLTHPDIIQEFRKRREGEENWSMDTKRFFFDGHNSPPTALLFGPKFMESKMHQLSPPEDLTLALSLVRPFPLFNDEELFLKETKVSMDKNGKVPKIFIICKEDNLIIEDSQRWIIEKSGPFVEVNEINDSDHMVMFSKPKELSSLLQQIADKY